A single region of the Solwaraspora sp. WMMD791 genome encodes:
- a CDS encoding methionine synthase, whose protein sequence is MGSLPGTDVAEAQRIVLGELPQLPHLAELPARGPGAELIGRGAAFLVDLPIELYAGRWRVAARPGRDLRHALDLRERDLDQLTEQADGYVGPVKLQAAGVWTLAANLDVGLGGRLVRDHGAVRDLAASLAEGLRAHVADVTRRVPGAKVLLQLDEPALPAVLAGAVRTDSGLHTYRAVAASVARDLLAEVIATVGVPVVVHCCAPAVPLALLRAAGAVAVAVDLDLVTDLDPLGEAIDAGLGLFAGAVPGTPRQPGAAPTSAQAADAVRTLWSKLGFPAQRAAAQVVVTPACGLAGATPAYARTALAACRDAGRRLAEM, encoded by the coding sequence ATCGGCTCACTGCCCGGCACCGACGTCGCCGAAGCCCAGCGGATCGTGCTGGGTGAACTGCCGCAGCTGCCGCACCTGGCGGAGCTGCCGGCCAGGGGCCCAGGGGCCGAGCTGATCGGGCGCGGCGCGGCCTTCCTGGTCGACCTGCCGATCGAGCTGTACGCCGGCCGCTGGCGGGTCGCGGCCCGGCCGGGCCGCGATCTGCGACACGCCCTCGACCTGCGGGAACGCGACCTCGACCAGTTGACCGAGCAGGCCGACGGGTACGTCGGGCCGGTCAAACTGCAGGCCGCCGGGGTGTGGACACTCGCCGCCAACCTCGACGTCGGGCTTGGCGGTCGGCTGGTCCGCGACCACGGTGCGGTCCGTGACCTGGCCGCCTCCCTCGCTGAGGGGCTGCGGGCCCACGTCGCCGACGTGACCCGCCGGGTGCCCGGCGCGAAGGTGCTGCTGCAGCTCGACGAACCAGCGCTGCCCGCCGTACTGGCCGGAGCGGTGCGCACCGACAGCGGACTGCACACCTACCGGGCGGTGGCCGCCAGCGTCGCCCGGGACCTGCTCGCCGAGGTGATCGCCACGGTCGGCGTACCGGTGGTGGTGCACTGCTGCGCGCCAGCCGTGCCGCTGGCGTTGCTGCGGGCCGCCGGCGCGGTGGCGGTCGCCGTCGACCTCGACCTGGTCACCGACCTGGATCCGCTCGGTGAGGCGATCGACGCCGGGCTCGGACTGTTCGCCGGCGCCGTGCCGGGTACACCCCGGCAGCCGGGTGCCGCGCCGACCTCGGCGCAGGCGGCCGACGCCGTGCGTACCCTCTGGTCGAAGCTCGGTTTCCCGGCGCAGCGGGCCGCCGCGCAGGTCGTGGTGACGCCGGCCTGCGGGCTGGCCGGCGCGACCCCGGCGTACGCGCGGACCGCGCTCGCCGCCTGCCGCGACGCCGGCCGACGCCTCGCCGAGATGTAA
- the mnmA gene encoding tRNA 2-thiouridine(34) synthase MnmA codes for MRVLAAMSGGVDSAVAAARAAEAGHDVTGVHLALARNPQTYRTGARGCCTVEDARDARRAADVIGIPFYVWDMADQFHADVVDDFVAEYAAGRTPNPCLRCNEKIKFAAVLDRAVALGFDAVVTGHHARLGPDGLLRRSVDAAKDQSYVLAVLDRAQLDRAMFPLGDSTKAQVRVEAAERGLAVADKPDSHDICFIADGDTRRFLTERLGSAPGDVVDAVTGAVVGGHDGAYGFTVGQRRGLGLGAPAPDGRPRYVLSITPVSNTVTVGPAEALDVSTVTGERPVWIGGPRPDGPVEAMLQVRAHGSVVPAVVEVSADGMRAELRRPLRAVAAGQAMVVYRPDPAGDVVLGSATITG; via the coding sequence GTGCGGGTGCTGGCGGCGATGTCCGGCGGGGTCGATTCGGCGGTGGCCGCCGCGCGTGCGGCCGAGGCCGGGCACGATGTGACCGGGGTGCACCTGGCGTTGGCCCGCAACCCGCAGACGTACCGCACCGGGGCCCGGGGCTGCTGCACCGTCGAGGATGCCCGGGACGCCCGTCGGGCCGCCGACGTGATCGGCATTCCGTTCTACGTATGGGACATGGCCGACCAGTTCCACGCCGACGTGGTGGACGACTTCGTCGCCGAGTACGCCGCCGGGCGTACCCCGAATCCGTGCCTGCGCTGCAACGAGAAGATCAAGTTCGCGGCGGTGCTGGACCGGGCCGTGGCGCTGGGCTTCGACGCGGTGGTGACGGGCCACCACGCCCGGCTGGGCCCCGACGGTCTGCTGCGCCGCAGCGTCGACGCCGCCAAGGACCAGTCGTACGTGCTCGCGGTGCTGGACCGGGCGCAGCTGGACCGGGCGATGTTCCCGCTCGGCGACTCGACCAAGGCGCAGGTGCGCGTCGAGGCCGCTGAGCGTGGCCTGGCGGTGGCCGACAAGCCGGATTCGCACGACATCTGCTTCATCGCCGACGGCGACACCCGTCGGTTCCTCACCGAGCGGCTCGGCAGCGCCCCCGGTGACGTGGTCGACGCGGTCACCGGGGCGGTCGTCGGCGGCCACGACGGGGCCTACGGCTTCACCGTCGGGCAGCGCCGTGGCCTCGGCCTCGGTGCGCCGGCGCCGGACGGGCGGCCCCGCTACGTGCTGTCGATCACACCGGTCAGCAACACGGTGACCGTCGGCCCGGCCGAGGCCCTGGACGTCAGCACGGTGACCGGCGAGCGTCCGGTGTGGATCGGGGGACCCCGCCCCGACGGTCCGGTCGAGGCGATGCTGCAGGTCCGGGCGCACGGTTCGGTGGTGCCGGCGGTGGTCGAGGTGAGCGCCGACGGGATGCGGGCCGAGCTACGTCGACCGCTGCGGGCAGTCGCCGCCGGGCAGGCAATGGTCGTCTACCGGCCGGACCCGGCCGGTGACGTGGTGCTCGGCTCGGCCACCATCACCGGGTGA
- a CDS encoding cysteine desulfurase family protein produces MAYLDHAATTPMLDEAVETYVATARRVGNASSLHAAGRAARRTVEEARERVAAALGARPSEVIFTAGGTESDNLAVKGIFWARIAAAPQRRRILASAVEHHAVLDAVQWLATHEHAEVTWLAVDADGRVAVDTLQAALDTAADTTALVSVMWANNEVGTVQPVASFAALAARSGVPLHTDAVQAVGQLPVDFAASGAAALTVSGHKVGGPAGVGALLLGRDVACTPLLHGGGQERDVRSGTLDTAGIAAFSVAVEVAVKRQAEHAARVGALRDDLVDRVRAVVPDAVYNGDPVDRLPGNAHFSFPGCEGDALLLLLDAQGIACSTGSACSAGVAQPSHVLLAMAADDDRARSSLRFSLGHDSTSAEVDALLAALPGAVDRARRAGAVRGSRSVTG; encoded by the coding sequence ATGGCCTACCTCGACCACGCCGCGACCACGCCGATGCTCGACGAGGCGGTGGAGACCTACGTCGCCACCGCCCGTCGGGTCGGTAACGCGTCCTCGCTGCACGCCGCCGGTCGGGCGGCCCGGCGGACGGTCGAGGAGGCCCGGGAGCGGGTCGCCGCCGCGCTCGGCGCGCGACCGTCGGAAGTGATCTTCACAGCCGGTGGCACCGAGAGCGACAACCTCGCGGTCAAGGGCATCTTCTGGGCCCGGATCGCGGCCGCGCCACAGCGCCGCCGAATCCTGGCCAGCGCCGTCGAGCACCACGCCGTCCTCGACGCCGTACAGTGGCTCGCCACGCACGAACACGCGGAGGTGACCTGGCTCGCGGTCGACGCCGACGGGCGGGTCGCCGTCGACACCCTGCAGGCCGCCCTCGACACGGCTGCCGACACCACGGCGCTGGTCAGCGTCATGTGGGCGAACAACGAGGTGGGCACGGTCCAGCCGGTGGCTTCGTTCGCGGCACTGGCCGCCCGGTCCGGCGTACCACTGCACACCGACGCCGTCCAGGCGGTCGGTCAACTGCCGGTCGACTTCGCCGCCAGCGGCGCGGCCGCGCTCACCGTCAGCGGGCACAAGGTCGGTGGCCCGGCCGGTGTCGGCGCGTTGCTGCTCGGCCGCGACGTCGCCTGCACTCCGCTGCTGCACGGCGGCGGCCAGGAGCGCGACGTGCGTTCCGGCACCCTCGACACGGCCGGTATCGCCGCGTTCTCCGTCGCGGTCGAGGTCGCGGTGAAGCGGCAGGCCGAGCACGCGGCGCGGGTCGGCGCGCTCCGCGACGACCTGGTGGACCGGGTACGTGCGGTGGTGCCGGACGCGGTCTACAACGGTGACCCGGTCGACCGGCTGCCGGGGAACGCCCACTTCTCCTTCCCCGGGTGCGAGGGCGACGCGTTGCTGCTGCTGCTCGACGCGCAGGGCATCGCCTGCTCGACCGGCTCGGCCTGCTCAGCCGGCGTGGCCCAGCCGTCACACGTTCTGCTGGCGATGGCAGCCGACGACGACCGGGCCCGGTCGTCGCTGCGGTTCAGCCTGGGCCACGACTCGACCTCGGCCGAGGTGGACGCGCTGCTGGCGGCGTTGCCGGGCGCGGTGGACCGGGCCCGGCGGGCCGGCGCGGTCCGGGGCAGCCGATCGGTCACCGGCTAG